Proteins from a genomic interval of Thunnus maccoyii chromosome 1, fThuMac1.1, whole genome shotgun sequence:
- the sinhcafl gene encoding SIN3-HDAC complex associated factor, like isoform X2: protein MFGFHKSKIYRSNDGCCICKTKSSSSRFTDSSRYEETFRLCFGLSEDRVGDICNACVLLVKRWKKLPHGSKKNWNHVVDARAGPGFKVTKPKKIKNSDGKKKSKLKKLHKLKRQNSDAHSTTSSVSPAQSPSYSNQSDDGSDIESKQRRSTPSIFSFLDRSYWKRQKVCCGIVYKGRFGEVIIDPRLFKPCCSSKKQKTLVSTQVATHLPDTLPPQLPEDMKETW, encoded by the exons ATGTTTGGCTTTCACAAGTCAAAGATCTACCGGAGTAACGACGGCTGTTGCATCTGCAAGACAAAGTCCTCAAGTTCACGCTTCACAGACAGCAGTCGATATGAAGAAACATTCAGGCTCTGTTTTGG GTTGTCAGAGGATCGTGTCGGAGACATTTGCAACGCCTGTGTGTTACTGGTGAAGAGGTGGAAGAAGCTGCCTCATGGCTCCAAGAAGAACTGGAACCAT GTGGTGGATGCCAGAGCTGGACCGGGCTTCAAGGTGACAAAACCCAAGAAGATCAAGAACAGCGatggaaagaagaaaagcaaGCTAAAGAAGCTTCACAAGTTAAAGAGACAAA ACTCAGATGCTCACAGTACAACCTCCAGTGTGTCTCCTGCCCAGTCTCCCAGCTACAGCAACCAGTCAGATGACGGCTCAGACATCGAGTCCAAACAGAGACGCTCAACTCCGTCTATCTTCTCTTTCTTGGACCGTTCCTACTGGAAAAG gCAAAAGGTGTGCTGCGGGATTGTCTACAAGGGGCGATTCGGAGAGGTGATCATCGATCCTCGACTTTTCAAGCCCTGCTGCAGTTCCAAAAAACAGAAGACACTGGTGTCAACGCAAGTGGCCACACACCTTCCAGACACACTTCCTCCACAACTCCCCGAAGACATGAAAGAAACCTGGTGA
- the sinhcafl gene encoding SIN3-HDAC complex associated factor, like isoform X1: protein MFGFHKSKIYRSNDGCCICKTKSSSSRFTDSSRYEETFRLCFGLSEDRVGDICNACVLLVKRWKKLPHGSKKNWNHVVDARAGPGFKVTKPKKIKNSDGKKKSKLKKLHKLKRQTDSDAHSTTSSVSPAQSPSYSNQSDDGSDIESKQRRSTPSIFSFLDRSYWKRQKVCCGIVYKGRFGEVIIDPRLFKPCCSSKKQKTLVSTQVATHLPDTLPPQLPEDMKETW from the exons ATGTTTGGCTTTCACAAGTCAAAGATCTACCGGAGTAACGACGGCTGTTGCATCTGCAAGACAAAGTCCTCAAGTTCACGCTTCACAGACAGCAGTCGATATGAAGAAACATTCAGGCTCTGTTTTGG GTTGTCAGAGGATCGTGTCGGAGACATTTGCAACGCCTGTGTGTTACTGGTGAAGAGGTGGAAGAAGCTGCCTCATGGCTCCAAGAAGAACTGGAACCAT GTGGTGGATGCCAGAGCTGGACCGGGCTTCAAGGTGACAAAACCCAAGAAGATCAAGAACAGCGatggaaagaagaaaagcaaGCTAAAGAAGCTTCACAAGTTAAAGAGACAAA cAGACTCAGATGCTCACAGTACAACCTCCAGTGTGTCTCCTGCCCAGTCTCCCAGCTACAGCAACCAGTCAGATGACGGCTCAGACATCGAGTCCAAACAGAGACGCTCAACTCCGTCTATCTTCTCTTTCTTGGACCGTTCCTACTGGAAAAG gCAAAAGGTGTGCTGCGGGATTGTCTACAAGGGGCGATTCGGAGAGGTGATCATCGATCCTCGACTTTTCAAGCCCTGCTGCAGTTCCAAAAAACAGAAGACACTGGTGTCAACGCAAGTGGCCACACACCTTCCAGACACACTTCCTCCACAACTCCCCGAAGACATGAAAGAAACCTGGTGA